The Vigna angularis cultivar LongXiaoDou No.4 chromosome 6, ASM1680809v1, whole genome shotgun sequence genome contains the following window.
TGGCTCACCGTCTGTCCCTCAGATACCTAGAGGAGCTGTTAGTTCTAGTAACTTGGTTGCCTCTTCTGGAAAGAATGTGCCTTCTGTGCCAGGCCAGATCACTCATCAACTACCCAGAGGTAATGTGGTGCCTGTAATGCTCCAACTTAATAATTTTGCAAACGGGGGGCCAGTTTCTAATCAACCATCACAAGTCAACACCCAAGTTTCTCTAGGGAGTGGAGTGATTTCTTCCAAAGAAATCCCTGTAGATGGAAACCCTTCACTTGTATCTCACACTCAAACTATCTCACACTCAACCGGCATGCAAAGTGAAGATGCTCCAGCACATAATCAATCTTCATCTCATGTGGTGAATGAAGATGAAGCCAAATCTATGAGAATGCCTAGCATGCCTTTTGAGCATCTGATTACGGAAGTTGTCAAGAGGATCCAAGATCCATCAGAGGCCATGGATAATGAGACTACTGACAACTGCAAGTCAGGTGATAATATGGTAGAGAAGGATCCAAGTGGTACTCAGGAAGACAAAGTTAATGATGTAGATCAACCCATCTTGATTAAGCCACTGCAAGCTGTACAGTCTTGTCCTCCGGAAATCTCAACATCTGCTCCCAAGCCTTCGGACTACACCGAAACTGACAGAATGACTGAGCTTTTGCAGGTAAAACAAAGGATTTAACCATTTGTATTTCTTAGGCTTTTGAGTGTGAAGTAGGGGTGATGG
Protein-coding sequences here:
- the LOC108318924 gene encoding protein METABOLIC NETWORK MODULATOR 1, encoding MDQQNQNNTPDGSGDVPLKRKRGRPRKYPKPDSEESSYILVSQNKRQNPVRAEQTPVPPGFETVNGSQQFQRGQESHLNNAMVGQLVSGVIEAVFDAGYLLSVRVGDSDTTLRGLVFKPGRYVPVSPENDVAPSVPMIHRNEVSFPSRAAQFQTPLPKERNEQPVSVHRVETIAMNGSPSVPQIPRGAVSSSNLVASSGKNVPSVPGQITHQLPRGNVVPVMLQLNNFANGGPVSNQPSQVNTQVSLGSGVISSKEIPVDGNPSLVSHTQTISHSTGMQSEDAPAHNQSSSHVVNEDEAKSMRMPSMPFEHLITEVVKRIQDPSEAMDNETTDNCKSGDNMVEKDPSGTQEDKVNDVDQPILIKPLQAVQSCPPEISTSAPKPSDYTETDRMTELLQVFQHNNTENQASKAAELESGNKLDDIRILGTGLEDGGTIQSTKPF